The Aureimonas mangrovi genome includes a region encoding these proteins:
- a CDS encoding DUF3096 domain-containing protein codes for MEIVAIQPIVALIAGILILVIPRLLNIIVALYLIFIGLVGLFPNLFS; via the coding sequence ATGGAAATCGTCGCCATCCAGCCGATCGTCGCCCTGATCGCCGGCATCCTGATCCTCGTGATCCCGCGCCTGCTCAACATCATCGTGGCGCTCTACCTGATCTTCATCGGGCTCGTCGGTCTCTTCCCGAACCTCTTCTCGTGA
- a CDS encoding NAD(P)/FAD-dependent oxidoreductase, giving the protein MTAAPLQDKSRAGKPRILVLGGGSGGLELASQIARQGDFETVLVDRQPAHVWKPRLHEVAAGTVATSLAEISFYLLANLRGFHFEQGEVVEIDRDARRVTLGVMTDTDGRELAAARTLDYDICVVALGGKTPDFGTTGVAENAVRLDGPEDAEAFRRRFIAKMIAARETGLPAEVVIVGTGATGTELAAHLRRSERGFRREQVGGGGGKLLSVTLIEAAPQIMPGIDDDLRAQIVQRLRALDVKMVTDAEISEVTPTELRTVKGETWPSDLTVWAAGLAATPLLKRLSDFEVDGKGRIVVDERLRSTVDSRIYVLGDSAAFTPPGEERPLPPTAQTASQQAAHLAKALPDVLKGKTPPPFRHEDKGRLVSLGRAGTVGRVGFSRRDDLLIKGTFALAAYHGLERQHQWRVLGRLRGSVAILADLVSPAKGPALKLHAD; this is encoded by the coding sequence GTGACCGCAGCGCCGTTGCAGGACAAGTCGCGCGCCGGAAAGCCCCGGATCCTAGTCCTCGGCGGTGGGTCCGGTGGACTGGAACTCGCCTCGCAGATCGCACGGCAGGGCGACTTCGAGACAGTGCTGGTCGACCGCCAGCCTGCCCATGTGTGGAAGCCGCGCCTGCACGAAGTCGCGGCAGGCACGGTCGCGACGTCGCTGGCGGAGATCTCGTTCTACCTTCTCGCCAATCTTCGCGGTTTCCATTTCGAGCAGGGCGAGGTGGTCGAAATCGACCGCGATGCGAGGCGCGTGACGCTCGGCGTCATGACGGACACCGATGGGCGCGAGCTCGCGGCCGCCCGCACTCTGGACTACGACATCTGCGTCGTAGCGCTTGGCGGCAAGACGCCCGATTTCGGCACGACGGGCGTTGCAGAGAACGCGGTACGCCTCGACGGCCCGGAGGATGCCGAGGCCTTCCGACGCCGCTTCATCGCCAAGATGATCGCGGCGCGTGAAACGGGTCTGCCGGCCGAAGTGGTGATCGTCGGCACCGGCGCGACCGGCACGGAGCTCGCCGCCCATCTGCGGCGTTCCGAACGCGGCTTCCGTCGCGAGCAGGTCGGCGGCGGGGGTGGGAAGCTTCTTTCTGTTACGCTGATCGAGGCAGCCCCTCAGATCATGCCGGGCATCGACGACGATCTGCGCGCGCAGATCGTCCAACGCCTGCGCGCGCTCGACGTGAAGATGGTGACGGACGCGGAAATCTCGGAGGTGACGCCGACCGAACTGCGCACGGTGAAGGGCGAGACCTGGCCCAGCGACCTGACGGTCTGGGCGGCGGGCCTCGCAGCGACGCCGCTTCTGAAGCGCCTCTCCGACTTCGAAGTCGACGGCAAGGGCCGCATCGTCGTCGACGAGAGGCTGCGCTCGACCGTCGACAGCCGCATCTACGTTCTCGGCGATTCGGCCGCCTTCACGCCGCCGGGAGAGGAGAGGCCGCTGCCGCCGACCGCGCAGACCGCGAGCCAGCAGGCAGCACATCTGGCAAAGGCCTTGCCTGACGTCCTGAAAGGCAAAACCCCCCCGCCCTTCCGGCACGAAGACAAGGGGCGCCTCGTATCGCTCGGCCGCGCCGGCACGGTGGGGCGCGTCGGCTTCTCCAGGCGCGACGATCTCCTGATCAAGGGCACTTTCGCGCTGGCCGCCTATCACGGATTGGAGCGCCAGCACCAATGGCGCGTTCTGGGTCGTCTGCGGGGCAGCGTGGCGATCCTCGCGGACCTCGTCTCTCCAGCCAAGGGCCCGGCGCTCAAGCTGCACGCGGACTGA
- the rph gene encoding ribonuclease PH: MRPSKRASDQLRDVSLERGFSRHAEGSCLVKFGDTHVLCTASLEERVPGWLKNSGRGWVTAEYGMLPRATHERMRREASSGKQSGRTQEIQRLIGRSLRAVVDLEALGERQISLDCDVLQADGGTRTASITGAFVALADCLAWMETRGMVKRDRVLKDHVAAISCGIHDGTPVLDLDYLEDSSAGTDANFVMTGRGGIVEIQGTAEGEPFSEAELQALLGLAKAGIATLVDKQREALAQG; this comes from the coding sequence ATGCGGCCTTCCAAACGCGCCAGCGACCAATTGCGCGACGTGTCCCTCGAGCGGGGCTTCTCGCGCCACGCGGAAGGCTCCTGCCTCGTCAAGTTCGGCGACACGCACGTCCTGTGCACGGCGAGCCTCGAGGAGCGCGTGCCGGGATGGCTGAAGAATTCCGGTCGCGGCTGGGTGACGGCCGAGTACGGCATGCTGCCGCGCGCCACGCACGAGCGCATGCGCCGCGAGGCCTCATCCGGCAAGCAGTCCGGCCGCACGCAGGAGATCCAGCGCCTGATCGGCCGCTCCCTGCGCGCCGTGGTCGATCTCGAAGCGCTCGGCGAGCGCCAGATCTCGCTCGACTGCGACGTCCTGCAGGCCGATGGCGGCACGCGCACGGCCTCCATCACGGGCGCCTTCGTCGCGCTGGCGGACTGTCTTGCGTGGATGGAGACCCGCGGCATGGTCAAGCGCGATAGGGTCCTGAAGGACCACGTCGCCGCCATCTCCTGCGGCATCCACGACGGCACGCCGGTGCTCGATCTCGACTATCTGGAGGATTCCTCTGCCGGCACCGACGCCAATTTCGTCATGACCGGGCGGGGCGGCATCGTGGAGATCCAGGGCACGGCCGAGGGCGAGCCCTTCTCGGAGGCCGAGCTGCAGGCGCTCCTCGGCCTCGCCAAGGCCGGCATCGCGACGCTGGTGGACAAGCAGCGCGAGGCGCTCGCGCAAGGCTGA
- the yacG gene encoding DNA gyrase inhibitor YacG: protein MNGPVGDKVTPLRPRRECPECGRPSERATYPFCSPRCKAVDLNRWLSGSYVIPGTEEEIPDPDTDERG from the coding sequence ATGAACGGCCCGGTCGGCGACAAGGTGACGCCGCTGCGCCCCCGTCGCGAGTGCCCGGAATGCGGCCGGCCTTCGGAGCGGGCGACCTATCCGTTCTGCTCGCCGCGCTGCAAGGCGGTGGACCTTAACCGCTGGCTTTCGGGCTCCTATGTGATCCCCGGCACCGAGGAAGAGATTCCCGATCCCGATACCGACGAGCGCGGCTAG
- the rdgB gene encoding RdgB/HAM1 family non-canonical purine NTP pyrophosphatase — MTLLDPEAGPLLVASHNAGKIAEFRDLLGPLGFEVVSAADKGLPEPEETGSTFEENAQIKALAAARATGLAALSDDSGLAVDALSGDPGIYSARWAGPNKDFARAMAQVNEKLERSADRTGRFVAVLCLATPDGATRLFRGEIEGTLVWPPRGALGFGYDPMFRPEGQERTFGEMSAEEKHGWAPGQAHALSHRARAFRLFAKEALGVS, encoded by the coding sequence ATGACGCTTCTCGATCCCGAGGCCGGGCCGCTACTCGTGGCGAGCCACAACGCCGGCAAGATCGCCGAATTCCGCGATCTTCTCGGGCCGCTCGGCTTCGAGGTCGTCTCGGCGGCCGACAAGGGCCTGCCCGAGCCCGAGGAGACCGGCTCGACCTTCGAGGAGAACGCGCAGATCAAGGCGCTGGCCGCGGCCCGCGCGACGGGCCTTGCCGCTCTGTCGGACGATTCCGGCCTCGCGGTCGATGCGCTCAGCGGCGATCCCGGCATCTATTCGGCCCGCTGGGCCGGGCCGAACAAGGACTTTGCCAGGGCGATGGCGCAGGTGAACGAGAAGCTCGAACGCTCCGCCGACCGCACCGGCCGCTTCGTCGCCGTCCTGTGTCTCGCGACCCCGGACGGCGCGACGCGCCTTTTCCGTGGCGAGATCGAGGGAACGCTCGTCTGGCCGCCACGCGGCGCGCTCGGGTTCGGCTACGATCCGATGTTCCGGCCGGAAGGCCAAGAGCGCACCTTCGGCGAGATGAGCGCGGAGGAGAAGCACGGCTGGGCGCCCGGACAGGCGCACGCTCTCTCGCATCGCGCCCGCGCCTTTCGGCTCTTCGCGAAGGAGGCGCTCGGCGTCTCATGA
- a CDS encoding Maf-like protein — MASRPRYLVLASGSPRRLELLQQVGIEPERLMPADLDETPERSEHPRSLAKRLSKAKAEAAAAALNTVGEGDGRYVLAADTVVSVGRRIMPKAELEEDALANLRTLSGRTHRVYTGVCLVTPQGRLRQRLVETRVRFKRLTKMDIERYLASGEWRGKAGGYAIQGLAGGFVVRLVGSYTNVVGLPLYETLSLLEGEGFRTAPSLTGADEQEPA; from the coding sequence ATGGCTTCGCGCCCGCGGTACCTCGTCCTCGCCTCCGGCTCGCCGCGCCGGCTGGAACTGCTCCAGCAGGTGGGCATCGAGCCCGAGCGCCTGATGCCGGCCGATCTCGACGAGACGCCCGAGCGTTCCGAGCACCCGCGCTCGCTGGCCAAGCGCCTCTCGAAGGCCAAGGCCGAGGCGGCCGCGGCCGCGTTGAACACAGTCGGCGAGGGAGACGGGCGCTACGTGCTCGCAGCCGACACCGTCGTTTCCGTCGGCCGGCGCATCATGCCCAAGGCCGAGCTGGAGGAGGATGCGCTCGCCAATCTGCGAACGCTTTCAGGCCGCACGCACCGTGTCTATACGGGCGTGTGCCTCGTCACGCCGCAGGGGCGCTTGCGCCAGCGGCTGGTGGAGACGCGCGTGCGCTTCAAGCGGCTGACGAAGATGGATATCGAGCGCTACCTAGCTTCGGGCGAATGGCGCGGCAAGGCCGGCGGCTACGCCATTCAGGGCCTCGCCGGCGGCTTCGTCGTACGCCTTGTTGGCTCCTACACCAACGTCGTCGGCCTGCCGCTCTACGAGACGCTGTCGCTTCTGGAGGGGGAAGGCTTTCGCACCGCGCCCTCGCTGACGGGAGCCGATGAGCAGGAGCCGGCATGA
- a CDS encoding YnfA family protein has translation MSFVFYGGAALAEIAGCFAFWAWWRQGASILWLAPGMAALALFAFLLTQVDAAHAGRAYAAYGGVYILASLMWLWLVERAMPDRFDLAGTALCLVGAAVILWAPRPA, from the coding sequence GTGAGCTTTGTCTTCTATGGGGGCGCGGCGCTCGCCGAGATCGCCGGCTGCTTCGCCTTCTGGGCATGGTGGCGGCAGGGCGCCTCGATCCTGTGGCTGGCGCCCGGAATGGCGGCGCTCGCCCTTTTCGCCTTCCTTTTGACGCAGGTCGACGCCGCCCATGCGGGCCGCGCCTATGCCGCCTATGGCGGGGTCTATATCCTTGCATCCCTGATGTGGCTCTGGCTCGTGGAGCGCGCCATGCCCGATCGCTTCGACCTCGCCGGAACGGCGCTCTGCCTCGTCGGCGCCGCCGTCATCCTCTGGGCGCCCCGCCCGGCATGA
- the hrcA gene encoding heat-inducible transcriptional repressor HrcA, translated as MAFTAQFSGNHNRLAGLAAPHPLDERAREIFRLIVDTYLESGEPVGSRNLSRLLSTALSPASIRNVMSDLEQLGLIYAPHVSAGRLPTETGLRFFVDAFLETGDMGPGERDEIEEKARAMGDGRGVETLLTEASQLLSGLSRGAGLVVTAKSDLRLKHIEFIRLEPTRALAVLVGENGDVENRIVELPAGVTASQLVEAGNFLNAHVVGRTIGEARASVETMKVETASALDALSRELVEAGLAVWSGAAQGQPSRLIVRGRANLLENVTASEDLERLRHLFDDLETQNSIVELLDLAETGNGVRIFIGSENKLFSLSGSSLVIAPYTDGAERVVGAVGVIGPTRLNYRRIVPMVDYTARLVSRLLGEGGAPGRPPSRP; from the coding sequence ATGGCGTTCACGGCGCAGTTTTCGGGCAATCACAACAGGCTGGCAGGGCTCGCGGCGCCTCACCCGCTGGATGAGCGCGCGCGCGAGATCTTTCGGCTGATCGTCGACACCTATCTGGAATCGGGCGAGCCGGTGGGCTCGCGCAACCTTTCGCGCCTCCTGTCGACCGCGCTCTCGCCGGCCTCGATCCGCAACGTGATGAGCGATCTCGAGCAGCTCGGCCTCATCTACGCACCGCACGTCTCGGCCGGCCGCCTGCCGACGGAGACCGGCCTTCGCTTCTTCGTCGACGCCTTCCTGGAAACCGGCGATATGGGTCCGGGCGAGCGCGACGAGATCGAGGAGAAGGCCCGCGCGATGGGCGACGGGCGCGGTGTCGAGACACTGCTCACAGAGGCGAGCCAGCTTCTCTCCGGGCTGTCGCGCGGGGCCGGCCTGGTGGTCACCGCCAAGTCCGACCTTCGGCTGAAGCACATCGAGTTCATCCGGTTGGAGCCGACAAGGGCGCTCGCCGTCCTCGTCGGCGAGAACGGCGACGTCGAGAACCGCATCGTCGAACTGCCGGCCGGCGTCACCGCCTCGCAGCTCGTGGAGGCCGGCAATTTCCTCAACGCCCATGTCGTCGGGCGCACCATCGGCGAGGCGCGTGCCAGCGTCGAGACGATGAAGGTCGAGACGGCGAGCGCTCTCGACGCGCTGTCGCGCGAACTCGTGGAGGCCGGCCTCGCGGTCTGGTCCGGGGCGGCGCAGGGTCAGCCCTCCCGGCTCATCGTCCGCGGGCGCGCCAACCTTCTGGAGAATGTCACGGCAAGCGAGGATCTCGAACGGCTGCGGCACCTGTTCGACGATCTGGAGACGCAGAACTCCATCGTGGAACTCCTCGACCTCGCCGAGACGGGCAACGGGGTTCGCATCTTCATCGGCTCGGAGAACAAGCTCTTCTCCCTGTCCGGCTCCTCCCTGGTCATCGCGCCCTATACGGACGGCGCCGAGCGCGTTGTCGGGGCTGTCGGCGTCATCGGGCCGACGCGGCTGAACTATCGGCGCATCGTGCCGATGGTCGACTACACCGCCCGTCTCGTCTCGCGTCTACTCGGCGAGGGCGGCGCGCCCGGTCGTCCCCCATCGCGGCCTTGA
- a CDS encoding GFA family protein gives MEIEGGCHCGAVRYRATIDPETVSVCHCTDCQRLSGSPFRVSVPADRSTIELTGTMPRVYEKRADSGNVRRQHFCGTCGAPLFSSGDEDGGVWAIRWGSIDDRTGLEPRRQIWCDSALPWIGGTGRLPGKPHDD, from the coding sequence ATGGAGATCGAAGGCGGCTGTCACTGCGGCGCGGTTCGATATCGCGCGACGATCGATCCCGAGACGGTGAGCGTGTGCCACTGCACCGACTGTCAGCGCCTCAGCGGCTCACCGTTCCGCGTCAGCGTGCCGGCCGATCGTTCGACCATCGAACTGACCGGAACGATGCCACGGGTCTATGAAAAGCGCGCCGACAGCGGCAACGTGCGACGCCAGCACTTCTGCGGGACATGTGGTGCGCCGCTCTTTTCCAGCGGCGATGAGGATGGTGGTGTCTGGGCGATCCGCTGGGGCTCGATCGACGATCGCACCGGTCTCGAGCCGAGGCGCCAGATCTGGTGCGATTCAGCGCTGCCGTGGATCGGTGGCACCGGCAGGCTGCCCGGCAAACCTCATGACGACTGA
- a CDS encoding 3-hydroxybutyrate dehydrogenase has product MRLEGNVAIVTGAASGIGKAIAKHYAAEGARVAIADLNGEAARAAADEIGTNAIGLTMDVTDEAAVNAGVEETVKRFGRIDTMVANAGIQIVHPIEDFPFEEFRKVVDIHLHGSFLLTKACVRHMYPQKSGSLIYMGSVHSHEPSALKSAYVAAKHGILGLCRVMAKEGGKHGVRSNIICPGFVKTPLVEKQIPEQARDLGISEKDVVEKVMLGRTVDAEFTTVEDVSEIAVFLAGFGSNALTGQSIIPSHGWYMG; this is encoded by the coding sequence ATGCGGCTTGAAGGCAATGTCGCCATCGTCACCGGCGCGGCATCGGGCATCGGGAAGGCCATCGCGAAACACTACGCCGCCGAGGGCGCGCGCGTGGCGATCGCCGACCTCAACGGCGAGGCGGCCCGCGCCGCTGCCGACGAGATCGGCACCAACGCGATCGGCCTGACGATGGACGTCACCGACGAGGCGGCCGTGAACGCCGGCGTCGAGGAGACCGTGAAGCGCTTCGGTCGCATCGACACGATGGTGGCGAACGCCGGCATCCAGATCGTCCACCCGATCGAGGACTTTCCCTTCGAAGAGTTTCGCAAGGTGGTGGACATCCATCTCCATGGCTCGTTCCTACTCACCAAGGCCTGCGTGAGGCACATGTATCCGCAGAAGTCGGGCTCACTGATCTACATGGGCTCTGTGCACAGCCACGAGCCGTCGGCGTTGAAGAGTGCCTATGTCGCGGCCAAGCACGGCATTCTCGGCCTGTGCAGGGTGATGGCGAAGGAAGGCGGCAAGCACGGCGTACGCTCCAACATCATCTGCCCCGGCTTCGTGAAGACGCCGCTCGTCGAGAAGCAGATCCCGGAACAGGCGCGCGACCTCGGCATTTCCGAGAAGGACGTGGTGGAGAAGGTGATGCTGGGCCGCACGGTCGACGCGGAGTTCACGACGGTCGAGGACGTGTCCGAAATCGCGGTTTTTCTCGCCGGCTTCGGCTCCAACGCGCTGACGGGCCAGTCCATCATCCCCAGCCATGGCTGGTACATGGGCTGA
- the hemW gene encoding radical SAM family heme chaperone HemW, which produces MNAHTGKLTAIRPFTPPAGDPGFGVYVHWPFCAAKCPYCDFNSHVRHQPVDQKRYVAAFAREIAEMARRSPGQRVTSIFLGGGTPSLMEPGTVAAILEAVAANWTVEDGAEITLEANPSSVEAERFRGYRAAGVNRVSLGVQALNDPDLRRLGRLHDVDQALGAIRLAREIFPRLSFDLIYARPDQTVEAWETELSRAMDLAADHLSLYQLTIEEGTAFYALHKAGKLVVPDGDLSADLYEATQRLTAARGLPAYEISNHAVPGAESRHNLTYWRYGLYAGIGPGAHGRLEGADGLRHALSNEKHPETWLKMVEDWDAGIADDEPLGPSEQADEMLLMGLRLVEGLDLKRWRSLTGRDVDPVVEADLKRHGMIERLGRDRIRATPAGMLVLDAVVADLA; this is translated from the coding sequence ATGAACGCGCACACGGGCAAGCTGACGGCGATCCGTCCTTTCACGCCGCCAGCCGGCGATCCGGGCTTCGGCGTCTACGTCCACTGGCCGTTCTGCGCGGCCAAATGCCCCTATTGCGACTTCAATTCCCACGTTCGCCACCAGCCGGTGGACCAGAAGCGCTACGTCGCCGCCTTCGCGCGCGAGATCGCCGAGATGGCGCGCCGCTCGCCCGGCCAGCGCGTGACGTCGATCTTCCTCGGCGGCGGCACGCCCTCGCTGATGGAGCCGGGAACGGTCGCCGCCATCCTCGAGGCCGTTGCCGCCAACTGGACCGTGGAGGACGGGGCGGAGATCACGCTGGAGGCCAATCCCTCCTCGGTGGAGGCGGAGCGCTTTCGCGGCTATCGCGCGGCCGGCGTCAACCGCGTCTCTCTCGGCGTGCAGGCGCTCAACGATCCCGACCTGCGGCGTCTCGGCCGGCTGCATGACGTCGATCAGGCGCTCGGCGCCATCAGGCTCGCGCGAGAGATTTTCCCGCGTCTCTCCTTCGACCTGATCTACGCGCGCCCCGACCAGACGGTGGAGGCCTGGGAGACCGAGCTTTCCCGCGCGATGGATCTGGCCGCCGACCATCTCTCTCTCTACCAGCTGACGATCGAGGAAGGCACCGCCTTCTACGCCCTGCACAAGGCGGGCAAGCTCGTCGTGCCGGACGGCGACCTTTCGGCCGATCTCTACGAGGCGACGCAGCGCCTGACGGCGGCGCGTGGCCTGCCGGCCTACGAGATTTCCAACCACGCGGTGCCGGGCGCGGAATCGCGCCACAACCTCACCTACTGGCGCTATGGCTTGTATGCCGGCATCGGCCCCGGTGCGCACGGCCGCCTCGAGGGCGCGGACGGGCTGCGCCACGCGCTCTCCAACGAGAAGCATCCCGAGACTTGGCTGAAGATGGTCGAGGACTGGGACGCGGGCATCGCCGACGACGAGCCGCTGGGCCCTTCGGAGCAGGCCGACGAGATGCTGCTGATGGGTTTGCGGCTCGTGGAAGGGCTCGACCTCAAGCGCTGGCGTTCGCTGACGGGGCGCGACGTCGATCCCGTCGTCGAGGCCGATCTCAAACGTCACGGCATGATCGAACGCCTTGGCCGGGACCGCATCCGCGCGACGCCAGCCGGCATGCTGGTGCTGGACGCCGTCGTGGCGGATCTGGCGTGA
- the infA gene encoding translation initiation factor IF-1, with product MAKEEVLEFPGTVTELLPNATFRIKLENDHEIIAHTAGRMRKNRIRVLTGDKVLVEMTPYDLTKGRITYRFK from the coding sequence ATGGCGAAAGAAGAGGTTCTCGAATTTCCCGGAACGGTCACGGAACTGCTTCCGAACGCGACCTTCCGCATCAAGCTCGAGAACGATCACGAAATCATCGCCCACACGGCCGGGCGCATGCGCAAGAACCGCATCCGCGTGCTGACGGGTGACAAGGTTCTCGTCGAGATGACGCCCTACGATCTGACGAAGGGCCGCATCACCTACCGCTTCAAGTAG
- the rsmI gene encoding 16S rRNA (cytidine(1402)-2'-O)-methyltransferase, which yields MSEARPPSFLLRGQSVPAPRPAPGLYLVATPIGNLSDITLRALEVLAGADILACEDTRVTAKLLQRFAIDRRPVSYHEHNEAAAGEALLAELTAGKSVALASDAGTPLVSDPGFRLVERALEAGIAVVPVPGASAPLAALLASGLPSDAFFFAGFLPSKETARRKRLEALARVPGTLIFFESPNRVAAGLHDMAGVLGDRPAAVCRELTKMHETVYRGALSELAAAFDAMERVRGEIVVCVGPPAAEEAAEGADAEAILAGLLAEMKPAQAAAEAVRLTGLPKRELYAMALALKAKD from the coding sequence ATGAGCGAGGCGCGTCCTCCTTCCTTCCTGCTTCGCGGGCAATCCGTGCCGGCCCCGCGCCCCGCGCCGGGCCTCTATCTCGTCGCGACGCCCATCGGAAACCTCTCGGACATCACGCTGCGGGCGCTGGAGGTCCTGGCCGGCGCCGACATCCTGGCCTGCGAGGATACGCGTGTCACCGCCAAGCTCCTGCAGCGTTTCGCCATCGACCGGCGGCCCGTCTCCTATCACGAGCACAACGAGGCGGCAGCCGGCGAGGCGCTGTTGGCCGAGTTGACGGCCGGCAAGTCGGTCGCGCTGGCATCGGATGCCGGCACGCCCCTCGTTTCCGATCCCGGCTTCCGGCTCGTCGAGCGTGCGCTGGAGGCGGGGATCGCTGTCGTGCCCGTGCCGGGCGCCTCCGCCCCGTTGGCCGCGCTCCTCGCCAGCGGCCTGCCGTCAGACGCCTTCTTCTTCGCCGGCTTCCTGCCGAGCAAGGAGACGGCGCGGCGCAAACGCCTGGAAGCGCTGGCACGCGTGCCGGGCACGCTGATCTTCTTCGAATCGCCCAATCGCGTCGCCGCCGGCCTTCATGACATGGCCGGCGTCCTCGGCGACCGTCCCGCGGCTGTCTGCCGCGAACTGACGAAGATGCACGAGACCGTCTATCGCGGCGCCCTGTCCGAACTCGCCGCCGCCTTCGACGCTATGGAGCGCGTGCGCGGAGAGATCGTCGTCTGCGTCGGCCCGCCGGCCGCCGAGGAAGCTGCGGAGGGCGCCGACGCCGAGGCGATCCTCGCCGGGCTTCTGGCCGAGATGAAGCCCGCGCAGGCTGCCGCCGAGGCCGTGAGGCTTACGGGGCTGCCCAAGCGCGAGCTCTACGCCATGGCACTCGCGCTGAAGGCGAAGGATTGA
- the grpE gene encoding nucleotide exchange factor GrpE, with the protein MATEGARQAGEEAATGEAGAWAEGAAEADRARIAELEAENADVKDRLLRLAADMENLRRRTEREIKDARQFAVANFARDMLAVADNLDRALAALPKDAHETGDPGYAALVEGVEMTGRSMLSSLERHGVKKLEPQGQRFDPNFHQAMFEVPDGSIPAGTVVQVVQDGYAIGERVLRPAMVGVSKGGAKPGLSPKPGVPDESTKDA; encoded by the coding sequence ATGGCGACCGAGGGCGCGCGCCAGGCGGGCGAAGAGGCCGCCACCGGCGAAGCCGGCGCGTGGGCCGAGGGCGCGGCGGAGGCAGACCGGGCGCGCATTGCCGAGCTCGAGGCCGAGAACGCCGACGTGAAGGACCGCCTCCTGCGCCTCGCAGCCGACATGGAGAACCTGCGGCGGCGCACCGAGCGCGAGATCAAGGACGCCCGCCAGTTCGCGGTCGCCAATTTCGCGCGGGACATGCTGGCCGTCGCCGACAATCTCGACCGGGCCCTCGCCGCTTTGCCCAAGGATGCGCACGAGACCGGCGATCCCGGCTATGCCGCGCTCGTCGAGGGGGTCGAGATGACCGGCCGCTCGATGCTCTCCTCGCTGGAGCGCCACGGCGTGAAGAAGCTCGAGCCGCAGGGCCAGCGTTTCGATCCGAATTTCCATCAGGCCATGTTCGAGGTCCCGGACGGGAGCATCCCCGCCGGCACCGTCGTCCAAGTGGTGCAGGATGGCTACGCCATCGGCGAGCGCGTGCTGCGCCCCGCGATGGTCGGCGTCTCCAAGGGCGGCGCCAAGCCGGGCCTCTCGCCCAAGCCCGGCGTGCCGGACGAAAGCACCAAGGACGCCTGA